Genomic window (Bombyx mori chromosome 9, ASM3026992v2):
TTCGAGGCGCagatgtctttactcgtgcgttttttggtgatcttcgttcggagggtcggcggccggcggttggcaggtagtcggtcgagggtcggtcggtaggtcggcaggtacctgacagcgtcgcagggtcgcttaactacctcggaatgttaccctacagagatctcgtgtaaaatacggctctcgtcgagatcattttcactatgatcggctcggtttattcgttatatctatttatttaataaatgtatatactaatgccttatacttaactattctatgttgtaatccctatcgatacatataacttattccatgcttaatctatatgacgcgcccgtataaacaaaatacccggtcctgaacacagataaatgctgtttgttacatcgtttcgggacgcgggccgggcgcgtgttcatttaagttaatatgctaatcttaaaactatcgggaataataaagcaaaagtgtatactatttatttcaaagcacgttatctatatccttatctatctatatgcactctatataatttatctatttgttatttatctatttgttataactctatgtctatgtacgtatctatataaatctattattctattctatattctattatattcttcaacttattctataattatggggcgacgccgctgtcgccaacatcCTCCCCCTCGTGCGTAGCACCGACTCCTTGTCGTGGCGACTCTATGGGCGTGGGCTCGTCGCTCGTTGCAGGCACCAGCAGGATCATCTTGGAGGCAGGTCTCTTAAGCAGGCCGCCGCTCGTTCTGACGTCGACAGTTCGTACACGGTTGTCGGGGCCTGGGTAGGTATGGACAACTTGCCCGCGCGGCCATGTGTTGCGTGGCAGCGTGGAGTCCACTATGAGGACGGTATCCCCACACTGCAAGTCCTCGCCAGCTGCTCTCCCGTCGATCTTCCTGGGCAGCAGCGTAGGCAGGTATTCCTTGACCCACCTACTCCAGAAGTGGTCCGCCATACGCTGCGCCACTCTCCATGTCCTTTTGCCGGTCAGGTCTTCGTCTGTGTAGTCGCCGATGCTTGGAGCTCCGCAAGACCTCCCTATGAGGAAGTGGTTCGGCGTGAGTGCTTCTGACTCCCAACTCTCTTCCCTGGCGACGAGCGGTCGCGAGTTGATGACGTGCTCTGCCTCCAACAGAAGAGTGTGCAGAACTTCTTCCCTCGGGTGTCTTTCCTTCAGTGTGACCGCCAGCGCGGTCTTCACGGACCGCACCAAGCGTTCCCACGCGCCTCCCATATTCGGCGCTCCTGGCGGGATGAACTTCCATTTTATGTTCATCTGAGCGGCCCGTGACACGACGTCTGTTTCCCTCGCGTTCTCGATCGCCTGCTTGAGCTCCTTGTTAGCGCCGACGAAGTTAGTCCCATTGTCGCTGTAAATGACTTTGGGCGTTCCTCGCCGGGCGGCCATCCTGCGCAGCGCTAACAGCATTGAGTCTGCCGTCAGTGACGCTGCTAGCTCCATGTGAACTGCTCTCGTGGTGAGGCATGTGAACAGCACGCCCCACCTCTTCTCGTGACGTCGTCCTACAGTCACCGTCAtcggcccgaagtaatcgacgGCAGCACAGGTGAACGGCGGCTCTCCATGTCGTAGCCGCTCTATCGGCAGGTTTCCGGTGGGCGGTAGGCGTGGTGTACTCCGATAGACCTTGCACCACTGGCATCGGACGGCCGTCGCTCGAATGATCGATCTTAGACCTAGGATCCAGTAGCGCTGCCGCACCTCGTTCATCACCGTTGCGTGGTTACCGTGCTGGAACGCCTCGTGATAGTGTTTGATCAATAATCTCGCTATCACGTGCTTTCCGTCCAGCACGATCGGTCGCTTGCAGCCTGCATCTATGTATTGCGCTGCGTCGATACGTCCGCGAAGGCGCACCAGGCCATCTTCCATCACGACGTCGAGCCGTCGCAACTTGGGGTGACGTTCGGGATCTTTTTCACCGAAGCTCTCTCCTTGGCTGCTTCTCAGTAGGATCTTCTCCGCCTTCTTCAAGTGGGGCGGATCGAGTGGCAGCCACGCTTCTGTAGGTGCTTCTGGAGTCCTTATCTTCCATGTTGATCGGGGCTGCTTCGCTCGCGTCGTCCTCCACGTGGGATCTTGCTGCTCCAATTGTCTGGACACGCAGGCGCTCTCCTTCCGGGGTCGACACAGCTCGATAAATTGGAGGACCCTGGCTGTTGCTCTCAATAACTTGACCCAGCTCGAGAATCTGTGCGGATCGGGCGTGGGTCTAGCGTCAGCGGTCCTCGCCGTGGCGACCAGGAAGGCCTCTTTCTCTTCTCCAGACGGTTCTTGCTTGAATGTTCGCGGCTTGGGCCAGCGCGATTCATCCCACGTCAGGAACTCGGGTCCATTAAACCACCGATGCGTGTGGTCGAAATCCGCCGGCGCCTCTCTAGTTGCGTCGTCTGCTGGGTTTTGCGAGCCAGGCACCCATCGCCATTCTTGGGGCTTCGTTGACTCTTCTATCTCGGCGAGTCGGTGCGCAACGAAAGGTTTGAACGTGCGTGGGTCGGTCTTTATCCATGTCAGAACTGTACTGGAGTCAGTCCAGTACGTCCTTCTGCCGCCGCGATGTCCAATTCGTTCGCTATCGCCTGCGCCATCCTTGTCCCCAGCAGTGCAGCTTGCAGCTCCAGCCTTGGGATAGAGACTGGTCTCAGTGGGGTCACCCTGGCTTTCCCTGCTAGAAGCGTGACGCGGTAGGTGCTCTCGTCTGTCCTCTGACGCCAATAGACTGCACACGCGTAGGCCTTCTCGCTGGCGTCGGTGAACGTGTGCAGCTCCCCCTCAGTGTTACAGTACGAGAAGCATCTTGCTATTCGGAGGCCTTGCAACATGCGAAGGTTCTCCATATAGCGTTTCCACGCCACCTCGTCCTTTTCCAGGATGACGTCGTCCCAGTCGATCCCGCTCCGCCAAATGCTCTGAATGAGCGCTTTCCCTTCTATTAGCACGATGTTTGTACTCCTTGGCATTCTTATTTGTAACGAACGACGCCGTGCTCGGTGAACAGGCCGCTCCGAATATGACCGACGTCATTCTATACTCTTTGGAGCGGCCTCGCGTCGATCTTCTCTATAGAGGAATCTTGGGCTGTCGCGGTCCTCGTCCCTGATCCTTATCTGCAGGAACCTCTCCTTGATGTCCGCGACAACCATGATAAGCCTTTTTCGGAACCGCAACAACGCTTCGAACAGGGATTGTAGGTCCGAGCTTCGAAGCGGCCGTCATCGCGTCTCCAACCACTGTCGTC
Coding sequences:
- the LOC119628921 gene encoding uncharacterized protein LOC119628921, producing MPRSTNIVLIEGKALIQSIWRSGIDWDDVILEKDEVAWKRYMENLRMLQGLRIARCFSYCNTEGELHTFTDASEKAYACAVYWRQRTDESTYRVTLLAGKARVTPLRPVSIPRLELQAALLGTRMAQAIANELDIAAAEGPDDATREAPADFDHTHRWFNGPEFLTWDESRWPKPRTFKQEPSGEEKEAFLVATARTADARPTPDPHRFSSWVKLLRATARVLQFIELCRPRKESACVSRQLEQQDPTWRTTRAKQPRSTWKIRTPEAPTEAWLPLDPPHLKKAEKILLRSSQGESFGEKDPERHPKLRRLDVVMEDGLVRLRGRIDAAQYIDAGCKRPIVLDGKHVIARLLIKHYHEAFQHGNHATVMNEVRQRYWILGLRSIIRATAVRCQWCKVYRSTPRLPPTGNLPIERLRHGEPPFTCAAVDYFGPMTVTVGRRHEKRWGVLFTCLTTRAVHMELAASLTADSMLLALRRMAARRGTPKVIYSDNGTNFVGANKELKQAIENARETDVVSRAAQMNIKWKFIPPGAPNMGGAWERLVRSVKTALAVTLKERHPREEVLHTLLLEAEHVINSRPLVAREESWESEALTPNHFLIGRSCGAPSIGDYTDEDLTGKRTWRVAQRMADHFWSRWVKEYLPTLLPRKIDGRAAGEDLQCGDTVLIVDSTLPRNTWPRGQVVHTYPGPDNRVRTVDVRTSGGLLKRPASKMILLVPATSDEPTPIESPRQGVGATHEGEDVTNWADMSLLRV